The following DNA comes from Vicinamibacteria bacterium.
GGGCACTCTCGAAAGAGGGCAGTTGTCCAGCGCGGGATGGGCCCACGCAAGGATCCATGGCAGGTGGCACGGTGCAGCACGTGTGCCCCTGAGCCAAGGAGTCTTCGCATGAGCATCGCCATCCATCACCTGGGGATCGTCTCGAGTCATTCATCCCGCAGCATAAACTTTTACCGCCGACTGCTCGATGGCAAAACGAAGGCGATGGCAGGTCACACGGCCGTCACGGCCGGTGATGTTTGCATCGCGATCGTCCCGCGCCGGGACGGGGATCCTGGGCGCTACCCATTCGGTCTTCACATGGCGTTCCGCGTGCCGGCCAGCGAGCGAGCGGAGTTGCTGACTCGTCTCGCCGAGATCGGCGCGGACTTCGAGGACGTGCGCGGGCGAGTCTATACCCGGGACCCCGACGGGCTTACTCTCGAGCTCGTGTTCGAACCGGGTTAGGATGGGCGTCATGGAGACATCAGGCAACGGGTACGA
Coding sequences within:
- a CDS encoding VOC family protein, with translation MSIAIHHLGIVSSHSSRSINFYRRLLDGKTKAMAGHTAVTAGDVCIAIVPRRDGDPGRYPFGLHMAFRVPASERAELLTRLAEIGADFEDVRGRVYTRDPDGLTLELVFEPG